From one Lycium barbarum isolate Lr01 chromosome 6, ASM1917538v2, whole genome shotgun sequence genomic stretch:
- the LOC132645819 gene encoding pentatricopeptide repeat-containing protein At1g02150: protein MLLQPTTTIKPPHHKTENHVSFSSSLSYSLSFPYGFYNFGGGFTKPLTCPKNHSVIISCSSISQVHSYGTVDYERRPIVKWNTIYKRISMNDGPERGSVSVLNQWENEGKKVTKWELSRVIKELRKFRRYKLALEVYEWMNNRAERFRLTTSDTAIQLDLIAKVHGISSAEEYFVKLPDTLKDKRIYGSLLNAFVRARKKEQAESLLDKMRNRGYTDHALPFNVMMTLYMNLKGYDKVESVVSEMKEKQIPLDIYSYNIWLSSCGSQGSIEKMEKVLEQMNLDTEINPNWTTFSTMATMYIKLGQLEKADDSLKKVESRITGRDRIPYHYLISLYGSLGKKEEVLRIWETYQSQFPNIPNLGYHSVISSLVRLDDIEGAEKIYDEWLPVKVHYDPRIGNLLLGYYVRKGFPDKASAFFDQMVEAGGKPNSMTMEILAEGHIRERRISEALSCLKDAVSTLGSKSWRPKPATVSSILRLCEQEEDTQSKEALLVVLKQVGCLDDEKYMSYIPLSNGTFTSSESEIEKDTSDNDEGSEILLDQLQGSL, encoded by the exons ATGCTTCTACAACCCACCACCACCATTAAACCCCCACATCACAAAACTGAAAACCATGTTTCTTTTTCATCATCCCTTTCTTATTCACTCTCTTTCCCATATGGGTTTTACAATTTTGGTGGTGGTTTTACTAAACCCCTAACGTGCCCAAAAAACCATTCAGTTATTATTAGTTGTTCCTCAATATCACAGGTGCATAGTTATGGGACTGTTGACTATGAGAGGAGGCCAATAGTGAAATGGAATACTATTTACAAAAGAATATCTATGAATGATGGACCAGAAAGAGGCTCTGTTAGTGTGTTGAATCAGTGGGAAAATGAGGGGAAAAAAGTTACAAAATGGGAGCTTTCTAGGGTTATTAAGGAGCTCAGGAAGTTTAGACGTTATAAGCTTGCTCTTGAG GTGTATGAGTGGATGAACAATAGAGCAGAGAGGTTTAGACTAACCACCAGTGATACTGCTATTCAATTAGACCTGATAGCAAAAGTACATGGAATATCAAGTGCTGAAGAATACTTCGTAAAGTTGCCAGACACCTTAAAAGATAAGCGGATATATGGGTCTCTTTTAAATGCCTTTGTGCGGGCTAGAAAGAAGGAGCAAGCTGAATCTTTACTTGATAAAATGAGAAACAGAGGCTACACTGATCATGCTCTTCCATTCAATGTGATGATGACACTCTATATGAACCTTAAAGGCTACGACAAGGTTGAGTCAGTGGTTTCAGAAATGAAGGAGAAACAAATTCCATTAGATATATATTCCTACAATATCTGGTTATCATCATGTGGATCTCAAGGATCTATAGAAAAAATGGAAAAAGTACTCGAACAAATGAATCTGGACACTGAGATCAATCCAAATTGGACTACATTTAGCACTATGGCTACTATGTACATTAAATTGGGGCAGTTGGAAAAAGCTGACGACTCTTTGAAAAAGGTTGAGAGCAGAATCACAGGTCGTGATCGAATTCCATATCACTATCTCATCAGTCTCTATGGTAGTCTTGGTAAAAAGGAAGAGGTTCTCCGGATTTGGGAAACCTACCAGTCACAGTTCCCAAATATTCCAAACTTGGGTTATCATTCTGTAATATCTTCTTTGGTGAGGTTGGATGACATTGAAGGTGCAGAAAAGATATATGATGAGTGGCTACCTGTTAAGGTGCACTATGATCCAAGAATAGGAAATCTTTTGCTGGGTTATTATGTGAGGAAGGGTTTTCCGGACAAGGCTAGTGCTTTCTTCGACCAGATGGTTGAAGCTGGAGGAAAGCCAAACTCAATGACAATGGAGATTCTTGCTGAAGGACATATCAGGGAACGGAGAATATCTGAGGCGTTGTCGTGCTTGAAGGATGCTGTTTCAACTTTGGGATCAAAGAGCTGGAGACCGAAACCTGCAACTGTATCTTCCATTCTCAGGCTTTGTGAGCAGGAAGAGGATACACAAAGTAAAGAAGCCCTGTTGGTGGTGTTGAAGCAAGTTGGGTGTCTTGATGATGAAAAGTACATGTCATATATTCCATTATCAAATGGTACATTTACCAGTAGTGAGTCAGAAATAGAGAAGGATACATCTGATAATGATGAAGGATCTGAGATACTGCTCGACCAATTGCAAGGAAGCTTGTGA
- the LOC132644495 gene encoding uncharacterized protein LOC132644495 — protein sequence MAIANKMRIHGETLEDVTIVEKILRSMLPKFNFKIVQQDAEEQALQVTTSSKDSRRRRSKWKGRNSDKAEEEIKKRMVNMVVINDTCPMGRRVKFGNNSRIAVKGKGKVKLRTKSSFMQIISDVYFAPDLKTNLISVGHLHENGYDVSIKHGICRIQDSNHGLIVEAKMTANKLFSLDMQNIGSTNFCFSTKLNSQAWLWHYIYGHLNFGGIKML from the exons ATGGCGATTGCGAACAAGATGCGGATTCATGGAGAGACTCTGGAAGACGTCACCATTGTTGAGAAGATCCTACGGTCCATGTTGCCAAAATTTAATTTT AAAATTGTTCAGCAGGATGCAGAAGAGCAAGCACTGCAAGTAACAACTTCCTCCAAAGATTCTAGGCGTAGAAGGAGCAAGTGGAAGGGAAGAAACTCAGACAAAGCTGAAGaggaaataaaaaaaagaatGGTCAACATGGTCGTGATCAACGACACTTGTCCAATGGGAAGGCGAG TCAAGTTTGGGAATAATTCCCGCATTGCTGTCAAAGGAAAAGGGAAGGTGAAACTCCGAACAAAGTCTTCATTTATGCAAATTATCTCTGATGTTTACTTTGCACCAGATTTGAAAACAAATCTTATCAGTGTGGGTCATCTTCACGAGAACGGCTACGATGTGTCTATCAAGCATGGAATTTGCAGAATTCAAGATTCTAATCATGGGTTGATTGTTGAAGCTAAGATGACTGCAAATAAGCTTTTCTCACTTGATATGCAAAATATTGGCTCTACCAACTTTTGTTTTTCAACAAAGTTGAATAGTCAAGCATGGCTTTGGCACTACATATATGGGCATTTGAATTTCGGAGGAATAAAAATGTTGTAG